Proteins encoded by one window of Acinonyx jubatus isolate Ajub_Pintada_27869175 chromosome X, VMU_Ajub_asm_v1.0, whole genome shotgun sequence:
- the KLHL13 gene encoding kelch-like protein 13 isoform X6 has translation MKLSLGSSEMGLSSHLQCSKSGTTRVFTSNTHSSVVLQGFDQLRLEGLLCDVTLMPGDTDDAFPVHRVMMASASDYFKAMFTGGMKEQDLMCIKLHGVSKVGLRKIIDFIYTAKLSLNMDNLQDTLEAASFLQILPVLDFCKVFLISGVTLDNCVEVGRIANTYNLTEVDKYVNSFVLKNFPALLSTGEFLKLPFERLAFVLSSNSLKHCTELELFKATCRWLRLEEPRMDFAAKLMKNIRFPLMTPQELINYVQTVDFMRTDNTCVNLLLEASNYQMMPYMQPVMQSDRTAIRSDTTHLVTLGGVLRQQLVVSKELRMYDEKAHEWKSLAPMDAPRYQHGIAVIGNFLYVVGGQSNYDTKGKTAVDTVFRFDPRYNKWMQVASLNEKRTFFHLSALKGYLYAVGGRNAAGELPTVECYNPRTNEWTYVAKMSEPHYGHAGTVYGGVMYISGGITHDTFQKELMCFDPDTDKWIQKAPMTTVRGLHCMCTVGERLYVIGGNHFRGTSDYDDVLSCEYYSPILDQWTPIAAMLRGQSDVGVAVFENKIYVVGGYSWNNRCMVEIVQKYDPDKDEWHKVFDLPESLGGIRACTLTVFPPEETTPSPSRESPLSAP, from the exons GGCTTTGACCAGCTTCGACTTGAAGGATTGCTTTGTGATGTGACCCTGATGCCAGGTGACACGGATGACGCCTTCCCTGTGCATAGAGTCATGATGGCCTCTGCTAGTGATTACTTCAAGGCCATGTTCACAG GtggaatgaaagaacaagatttAATGTGCATTAAGCTTCATGGTGTGAGCAAAGTCGGTTTAAGGAAAATTATTGATTTCATTTACACTGCAAAGCTTTCCCTTAACATGGACAACCTTCAAGATACACTAGAAGCTGCCAGTTTTCTACAGATTCTGCCGGTTTTGGACTTCTGCAAAGTGTTTCTCATATCTGGG GTCACTTTAGACAATTGTGTCGAAGTTGGTCGGATCGCCAACACCTACAATCTGACAGAAGTGGATAAATACGTCAACAGTTTTGTCTTGAAGAATTTTCCCGCATTGCTGAGCACCGGGGAGTTCTTAAAACTCCCTTTTGAGCGTCTTGCCTTTGTGCTTTCCAGTAATAGCCTTAAGCATTGCACTGAACTCGAGCTCTTTAAGGCCACCTGTCGCTGGCTACGCCTGGAAGAGCCTCGGATGGACTTTGCTGCAAAATTAATGAAGAACATACGATTTCCACTGATGACACCACAGGAGCTCATTAATTATGTGCAAACCGTGGATTTCATGAGAACTGACAACACGTGCGTGAATCTCCTTTTGGAAGCCAGCAATTACCAAATGATGCCGTATATGCAGCCAGTGATGCAGTCAGACAGGACTGCCATTCGCTCTGACACCACTCATCTGGTCACACTGGGAGGAGTTCTGAGGCAGCAGCTGGTTGTCAGCAAGGAATTGCGCATGTATGATGAAAAGGCCCACGAATGGAAATCTTTAGCCCCCATGGATGCCCCAAGGTACCAGCATGGCATTGCCGTCATTGGAAATTTCCTCTACGTCGTCGGCGGACAGAGTAATTATGACACGAAAGGAAAAACGGCGGTCGATACAGTCTTCAGATTTGATCCTCGCTACAATAAATGGATGCAAGTTGCATCTTTAAATGAAAAGCGCACCTTCTTCCACCTAAGTGCCCTCAAAGGATACCTGTATGCAGTCGGCGGGCGAAACGCGGCTGGTGAACTAC CCACAGTCGAGTGTTACAATCCAAGAACAAATGAGTGGACCTACGTTGCCAAAATGAGTGAGCCCCACTATGGCCATGCTGGAACCGTATATGGAGGAGTGATGTATATTTCAG GAGGAATTACTCATGATACTTTCCAAAAGGAGCTGATGTGCTTCGACCCTGATACTGACAAATGGATCCAGAAGGCGCCAATGACCACTGTCAGAGGTCTGCATTGCATGTGTACGGTGGGCGAGAGGCTCTACGTCATTGGTGGCAATCACTTCCGAGGAACGAGCGATTACGACGATGTCCTGAGCTGTGAATACTACTCCCCTATCCTTGACCAGTGGACCCCAATTGCTGCCATGCTAAGGGGGCAGAGCGATGTTGGGGTCgctgtctttgaaaataaaatctacgTGGTTGGTGGGTATTCCTGGAATAACCGTTGCATGGTAGAGATCGTGCAGAAATACGACCCAGATAAAGATGAATGGCATAAGGTTTTTGATCTCCCGGAGTCCCTTGGTGGCATCCGAGCTTGTACGCTCACGGTTTTCCCCCCCGAAGAAACCACACCATCACCTTCTAGAGAGTCCCCTCTTTCTGCACCGTAA
- the KLHL13 gene encoding kelch-like protein 13 isoform X7 produces MPGDTDDAFPVHRVMMASASDYFKAMFTGGMKEQDLMCIKLHGVSKVGLRKIIDFIYTAKLSLNMDNLQDTLEAASFLQILPVLDFCKVFLISGVTLDNCVEVGRIANTYNLTEVDKYVNSFVLKNFPALLSTGEFLKLPFERLAFVLSSNSLKHCTELELFKATCRWLRLEEPRMDFAAKLMKNIRFPLMTPQELINYVQTVDFMRTDNTCVNLLLEASNYQMMPYMQPVMQSDRTAIRSDTTHLVTLGGVLRQQLVVSKELRMYDEKAHEWKSLAPMDAPRYQHGIAVIGNFLYVVGGQSNYDTKGKTAVDTVFRFDPRYNKWMQVASLNEKRTFFHLSALKGYLYAVGGRNAAGELPTVECYNPRTNEWTYVAKMSEPHYGHAGTVYGGVMYISGGITHDTFQKELMCFDPDTDKWIQKAPMTTVRGLHCMCTVGERLYVIGGNHFRGTSDYDDVLSCEYYSPILDQWTPIAAMLRGQSDVGVAVFENKIYVVGGYSWNNRCMVEIVQKYDPDKDEWHKVFDLPESLGGIRACTLTVFPPEETTPSPSRESPLSAP; encoded by the exons ATGCCAGGTGACACGGATGACGCCTTCCCTGTGCATAGAGTCATGATGGCCTCTGCTAGTGATTACTTCAAGGCCATGTTCACAG GtggaatgaaagaacaagatttAATGTGCATTAAGCTTCATGGTGTGAGCAAAGTCGGTTTAAGGAAAATTATTGATTTCATTTACACTGCAAAGCTTTCCCTTAACATGGACAACCTTCAAGATACACTAGAAGCTGCCAGTTTTCTACAGATTCTGCCGGTTTTGGACTTCTGCAAAGTGTTTCTCATATCTGGG GTCACTTTAGACAATTGTGTCGAAGTTGGTCGGATCGCCAACACCTACAATCTGACAGAAGTGGATAAATACGTCAACAGTTTTGTCTTGAAGAATTTTCCCGCATTGCTGAGCACCGGGGAGTTCTTAAAACTCCCTTTTGAGCGTCTTGCCTTTGTGCTTTCCAGTAATAGCCTTAAGCATTGCACTGAACTCGAGCTCTTTAAGGCCACCTGTCGCTGGCTACGCCTGGAAGAGCCTCGGATGGACTTTGCTGCAAAATTAATGAAGAACATACGATTTCCACTGATGACACCACAGGAGCTCATTAATTATGTGCAAACCGTGGATTTCATGAGAACTGACAACACGTGCGTGAATCTCCTTTTGGAAGCCAGCAATTACCAAATGATGCCGTATATGCAGCCAGTGATGCAGTCAGACAGGACTGCCATTCGCTCTGACACCACTCATCTGGTCACACTGGGAGGAGTTCTGAGGCAGCAGCTGGTTGTCAGCAAGGAATTGCGCATGTATGATGAAAAGGCCCACGAATGGAAATCTTTAGCCCCCATGGATGCCCCAAGGTACCAGCATGGCATTGCCGTCATTGGAAATTTCCTCTACGTCGTCGGCGGACAGAGTAATTATGACACGAAAGGAAAAACGGCGGTCGATACAGTCTTCAGATTTGATCCTCGCTACAATAAATGGATGCAAGTTGCATCTTTAAATGAAAAGCGCACCTTCTTCCACCTAAGTGCCCTCAAAGGATACCTGTATGCAGTCGGCGGGCGAAACGCGGCTGGTGAACTAC CCACAGTCGAGTGTTACAATCCAAGAACAAATGAGTGGACCTACGTTGCCAAAATGAGTGAGCCCCACTATGGCCATGCTGGAACCGTATATGGAGGAGTGATGTATATTTCAG GAGGAATTACTCATGATACTTTCCAAAAGGAGCTGATGTGCTTCGACCCTGATACTGACAAATGGATCCAGAAGGCGCCAATGACCACTGTCAGAGGTCTGCATTGCATGTGTACGGTGGGCGAGAGGCTCTACGTCATTGGTGGCAATCACTTCCGAGGAACGAGCGATTACGACGATGTCCTGAGCTGTGAATACTACTCCCCTATCCTTGACCAGTGGACCCCAATTGCTGCCATGCTAAGGGGGCAGAGCGATGTTGGGGTCgctgtctttgaaaataaaatctacgTGGTTGGTGGGTATTCCTGGAATAACCGTTGCATGGTAGAGATCGTGCAGAAATACGACCCAGATAAAGATGAATGGCATAAGGTTTTTGATCTCCCGGAGTCCCTTGGTGGCATCCGAGCTTGTACGCTCACGGTTTTCCCCCCCGAAGAAACCACACCATCACCTTCTAGAGAGTCCCCTCTTTCTGCACCGTAA
- the KLHL13 gene encoding kelch-like protein 13 isoform X5 produces the protein MMDHLHRGESVAAILRNRSLVEDEDQHMKLSLGSSEMGLSSHLQCSKSGTTRVFTSNTHSSVVLQGFDQLRLEGLLCDVTLMPGDTDDAFPVHRVMMASASDYFKAMFTGGMKEQDLMCIKLHGVSKVGLRKIIDFIYTAKLSLNMDNLQDTLEAASFLQILPVLDFCKVFLISGVTLDNCVEVGRIANTYNLTEVDKYVNSFVLKNFPALLSTGEFLKLPFERLAFVLSSNSLKHCTELELFKATCRWLRLEEPRMDFAAKLMKNIRFPLMTPQELINYVQTVDFMRTDNTCVNLLLEASNYQMMPYMQPVMQSDRTAIRSDTTHLVTLGGVLRQQLVVSKELRMYDEKAHEWKSLAPMDAPRYQHGIAVIGNFLYVVGGQSNYDTKGKTAVDTVFRFDPRYNKWMQVASLNEKRTFFHLSALKGYLYAVGGRNAAGELPTVECYNPRTNEWTYVAKMSEPHYGHAGTVYGGVMYISGGITHDTFQKELMCFDPDTDKWIQKAPMTTVRGLHCMCTVGERLYVIGGNHFRGTSDYDDVLSCEYYSPILDQWTPIAAMLRGQSDVGVAVFENKIYVVGGYSWNNRCMVEIVQKYDPDKDEWHKVFDLPESLGGIRACTLTVFPPEETTPSPSRESPLSAP, from the exons GGCTTTGACCAGCTTCGACTTGAAGGATTGCTTTGTGATGTGACCCTGATGCCAGGTGACACGGATGACGCCTTCCCTGTGCATAGAGTCATGATGGCCTCTGCTAGTGATTACTTCAAGGCCATGTTCACAG GtggaatgaaagaacaagatttAATGTGCATTAAGCTTCATGGTGTGAGCAAAGTCGGTTTAAGGAAAATTATTGATTTCATTTACACTGCAAAGCTTTCCCTTAACATGGACAACCTTCAAGATACACTAGAAGCTGCCAGTTTTCTACAGATTCTGCCGGTTTTGGACTTCTGCAAAGTGTTTCTCATATCTGGG GTCACTTTAGACAATTGTGTCGAAGTTGGTCGGATCGCCAACACCTACAATCTGACAGAAGTGGATAAATACGTCAACAGTTTTGTCTTGAAGAATTTTCCCGCATTGCTGAGCACCGGGGAGTTCTTAAAACTCCCTTTTGAGCGTCTTGCCTTTGTGCTTTCCAGTAATAGCCTTAAGCATTGCACTGAACTCGAGCTCTTTAAGGCCACCTGTCGCTGGCTACGCCTGGAAGAGCCTCGGATGGACTTTGCTGCAAAATTAATGAAGAACATACGATTTCCACTGATGACACCACAGGAGCTCATTAATTATGTGCAAACCGTGGATTTCATGAGAACTGACAACACGTGCGTGAATCTCCTTTTGGAAGCCAGCAATTACCAAATGATGCCGTATATGCAGCCAGTGATGCAGTCAGACAGGACTGCCATTCGCTCTGACACCACTCATCTGGTCACACTGGGAGGAGTTCTGAGGCAGCAGCTGGTTGTCAGCAAGGAATTGCGCATGTATGATGAAAAGGCCCACGAATGGAAATCTTTAGCCCCCATGGATGCCCCAAGGTACCAGCATGGCATTGCCGTCATTGGAAATTTCCTCTACGTCGTCGGCGGACAGAGTAATTATGACACGAAAGGAAAAACGGCGGTCGATACAGTCTTCAGATTTGATCCTCGCTACAATAAATGGATGCAAGTTGCATCTTTAAATGAAAAGCGCACCTTCTTCCACCTAAGTGCCCTCAAAGGATACCTGTATGCAGTCGGCGGGCGAAACGCGGCTGGTGAACTAC CCACAGTCGAGTGTTACAATCCAAGAACAAATGAGTGGACCTACGTTGCCAAAATGAGTGAGCCCCACTATGGCCATGCTGGAACCGTATATGGAGGAGTGATGTATATTTCAG GAGGAATTACTCATGATACTTTCCAAAAGGAGCTGATGTGCTTCGACCCTGATACTGACAAATGGATCCAGAAGGCGCCAATGACCACTGTCAGAGGTCTGCATTGCATGTGTACGGTGGGCGAGAGGCTCTACGTCATTGGTGGCAATCACTTCCGAGGAACGAGCGATTACGACGATGTCCTGAGCTGTGAATACTACTCCCCTATCCTTGACCAGTGGACCCCAATTGCTGCCATGCTAAGGGGGCAGAGCGATGTTGGGGTCgctgtctttgaaaataaaatctacgTGGTTGGTGGGTATTCCTGGAATAACCGTTGCATGGTAGAGATCGTGCAGAAATACGACCCAGATAAAGATGAATGGCATAAGGTTTTTGATCTCCCGGAGTCCCTTGGTGGCATCCGAGCTTGTACGCTCACGGTTTTCCCCCCCGAAGAAACCACACCATCACCTTCTAGAGAGTCCCCTCTTTCTGCACCGTAA